A section of the Gasterosteus aculeatus chromosome 10, fGasAcu3.hap1.1, whole genome shotgun sequence genome encodes:
- the LOC144382970 gene encoding uncharacterized protein LOC144382970, protein MAAVPVSFRSADQLFTDLLTLTKGQKDPGYSSVILKFVYEHREEIRSLKNPPGATLTIGNFNSTIYKGKKNILNGWNKFYLPDIVSMQVLGVVTGTSCPGDHLVLMTCEDGQLYAYDGEELHLVAVSVKQLRNKGIEYPADKSYYKGEAFPNTDWEEVRKSAVGRRLDQKHRELVTAKTAEFMQNLRSIQTGHEENRAVIKTPAVIKNQQQDGSLKRTLDCNNDKAAMDGRARWDTGRTATSAGKNTCGSLPKHPRVVVV, encoded by the exons ATGGCGGCTGTTCCTGTAAGCTTTCG GTCTGCAGATCAGCTGTTTACTGATCTTTTGACCCTGACAAAAGGACAGAAAG ATCCAGGCTACTCATCAGTGATATTGAAGTTTGTGTACGAACACAGAGAGGAAATACGCTCCTTGAAGAACCCACCTGGTGCCACTTTGACGATTGGAAACTTCAATTCAACCATCTacaaagggaagaagaacaTTCTGAATGGGTGGAACAAATTTTACCTTCCAGATATTGTAAGCATGCAGGTCTTGGGCGTAGTGACGGGGACTTCGTGCCCGGGGGACCATCTCGTTCTGATGacctgtgaggacggacagctGTACGCCTACgatggagaggagctgcattTGGTGGCTGTAAGCGTGAAGCAGCTACGCAACAAGGGAATCGAGTATCCAGCAGACAAGTCGTACTACAAAGGAGAGGCCTTCCCAAACACG GACTGGGAGGAAGTGAGGAAGAGCGCTGTTGGGAGGCGATTGGACCAAAAGCATCGAGAACTGGTGACCGCAAAAACGGCAGAATTCATGCAGAATCTCAGATCCATCCAAACAG GACATGAGGAGAACCGGGCTGTCATCAAGACTCCAGCAGTCATCAAGAACCAGCAGCAGGACGGCAGCTTAAAAAGGACTCTGGACTGTAACAATGATAAAGCAGCGATGGACGGGAGGGCACGTTGGGACACCGGCCGGACGGCTACAAGCGCGGGCAAGAACACATGCGGGAGTCTGCCAAAGCATCCGCGAGTTGTTGTTGTCTAG
- the LOC144383026 gene encoding uncharacterized protein LOC144383026, with protein MASQVQREREEAFLIDQDPFRRNAYKLIVKMAQLISKAGGGTTHLLDEMLHSIFFLGKVNEPTFSPESILLDEEVLTELRELFPQAFELFSTHLPRRSPFSCVLDMIVFLKGREEEGEILSGLRELIIGLELGDSRELISSTLCVSQRTGIRNQVKYYGVSIAAASAIAPKKGPFPRRFLIAASCLYYWDEYIAGAVLTFSPKGKKKPDYDGTIQLSQWVRCQAFSLSQKKKEEENKTPPCLSCSNLFGLRTNSNDKWVYGNCGEVESLSNLFKTEGDVKQQVKPKSAKYSDQKRDKYKREMCRDLINCLREKNFTWREGDFYSPS; from the exons ATG GCTTCTCAAGTACAAAGAGAAAG AGAAGAAGCCTTTCTGATAGATCAGGATCCATTCAGACGAAATGCTTATAAGCTCATCGTTAAAATGGCTCAGCTGATTTCCAAAGCTGGTGGTGGTACCACACATCTACTGGATGAG ATGCTTCACAGCATCTTCTTTTTGGGGAAAGTCAACGAGCCGACGTTTTCTCCAGAAAGCATCCTGCTGGATGAGGAGGTGTTAACTGAGTTGAGGGAGTTGTTCCCTCAGGCCTTTGAGCTCTTTTCCACCCACCTACCCAGACGGAGTCCATTTTCATGTGTGCTGGACATG ATTGTCTTCCTGAaaggacgagaagaagaaggagaaatacTCAGTGGCCTACGAGAGCTCATCATTGGCCTGGAGCTCGGTGACTCAAGGGAGCtgatctcctccaccctctgcgtCTCACAAAGAACCGGCATCAGAAATCAAGTCAAGTACTACGGAGTCTCCATCGCCGCTGCCAGTGCTATTGCTCCCAAAAAAGGTCCCTTTCCTCGGCGATTCCTCATCGCGGCGTCCTGTCTCTACTACTGGGACGAGTATATAGCTGGTGCAGTGCTCACCTTCTctccaaaagggaaaaagaaaccaGATTATGATGGAACCATCCAGCTTTCACAGTGGGTGAGGTGCCAGGCGTTTAGCCtcagccagaaaaaaaaagaagaagaaaataaaactccTCCGTGCCTCTCATGTAGCAATTTGTTTGGTTTGAGGACAAACTCTAATGATAAGTGGGTCTACGGCAACTGTGGCGAGGTTGAAAGTTTGAGCAACTTGTTCAAAACGGAGGGTGACGTCAAACAGCAAGTAAAACCAAAATCTGCCAAGTACTCAGATCAGAAGAGGGACAAATATAAAAGGGAAATGTGTAGAGATCTGATAAATTGCCTGAGAGAAAAGAATTTtacctggagggagggagatttcTACAGCCCCTCTTAA